The DNA region CGTCTAGCGCCTTATGGAAACAATTCATAAGGGGAGAGAAGTGGGGGCTTCTATCCCCCTAAATCCTCTACAAATCATAGTTACGGATTGAGTGAATTTGGACAGAAATTCCACAAAATCAGGTGACAGAATCAAACAGAATTGGGAAAGCCGGACTAACCTCGACACTGAGTGGCTGCTTTCTATATTCGAAGGGATGCCAATTCCAATTAATGTCTTTGATCTAGAGGGGAATATTATCGCAGCCAATGAAGCGCTCATCGAATTTGCTGGTGTTTCTTCATTCGACGATTTGAAGGGGTTCAACATATTCAATGACCCAAATATGTCTGCGGAAATGAAAGAGAGATTACACAGCGGCGAGAACATCCGATATCAATCGGAAATCGATTTTCAGCTGGTTCGAGAGTTTGACCTCTATCCGACTGAAAGAACAGATATCGCGTATGTTGAAACCGGTATGACTATCCTTGAATCCCCATTAACGGGTAAGAAAATCGGTTACCTGGTGCAACTAGTAGATATATCCGAACAGAAAAGGCTTGAAACAGAGCTAAAGCAATCTCAAAAGGAGTTCAAAGAGATCAGCAGAGAATTTGAGAGAATACTTGATACAATCCCGGGTATCGTGTTTTATAAAGATCGAAATGGCAACTTTATTCGTGTAAATGAGTATTTAGCAAAGGCTCATGATATGTCAAAAGATGAACTTGAGGGAAAATCCACATTCGACCTCTATCCTGAAAGCCGGGCCGAAGCGTATCTCAAGGATGATTTAGAAGTAATTGAAAGCGGTGAACCGAAAACGAACGTGGTTGAACCTTGGACAACCAAGGATGAAACCAAATGGATAAACACGAGCAAGATACCTCTTCGAGATGATGATGGAAAAATTGTTGGCGTGGTAGGAATATCAATAGATATTACCGAAAGAAAGAGAATGGAAGACGAACTCAAAGATCGCGAGAGACAGGTTAGAAAAGTACTGGAATCTGTCCCCGCTGGAATAGTTATTGTGGAGGCAAAGACCAAGCGAATCGTTGAAGCTAATTCGAAGGCCTGCGAAATAACTGGTTTCGATGAAGATGAACTCGAAGGAGCACTATGCAATAGATATCTCTGCCCCGCCGAAAAAGATGAATGTCCAATTCTCGACTTGGATCAAGAAGTCGATAATTCTGAGCGTACATGTCTTACAAAAGATGGGTCAAGGGTTCCCATACTAAAAACGGTCAAGAAGATAACGCTTGGGAAAAACGAATACCTTCTGGAGAGCTTTGTTGATATATCTCAACAAAAGGGTATCGAAAAGGCACTGCGTGCAAGCGAAAAACGATACAGAACTCTGATTGATGTATTGCCTGCAGGGGTTGCAATCGCGGATTCAGATGAAAAGTTCGAGATGGTGAATCAACCGATGAGTGAGCTTCTAGGCTATGATTCAGAAAAGCTGATTGGCCGGTCATTGTTAGAATTTGTAGATCCAGCTTATCACTCAAAGA from Candidatus Lokiarchaeota archaeon includes:
- a CDS encoding PAS domain S-box protein, yielding MDRNSTKSGDRIKQNWESRTNLDTEWLLSIFEGMPIPINVFDLEGNIIAANEALIEFAGVSSFDDLKGFNIFNDPNMSAEMKERLHSGENIRYQSEIDFQLVREFDLYPTERTDIAYVETGMTILESPLTGKKIGYLVQLVDISEQKRLETELKQSQKEFKEISREFERILDTIPGIVFYKDRNGNFIRVNEYLAKAHDMSKDELEGKSTFDLYPESRAEAYLKDDLEVIESGEPKTNVVEPWTTKDETKWINTSKIPLRDDDGKIVGVVGISIDITERKRMEDELKDRERQVRKVLESVPAGIVIVEAKTKRIVEANSKACEITGFDEDELEGALCNRYLCPAEKDECPILDLDQEVDNSERTCLTKDGSRVPILKTVKKITLGKNEYLLESFVDISQQKGIEKALRASEKRYRTLIDVLPAGVAIADSDEKFEMVNQPMSELLGYDSEKLIGRSLLEFVDPAYHSKIFAETKKRENGVDSSYEIQIINVDGEKRDIHLTATPHFNDSGEVAGSIGIFYDITERKESQRELRETAYQLQERIKEMEALYAMADLSNETDIPMSEALQSAAQITKDAFQYPNITCVRVLFEGQEYATSNFEETEWKLEQDIWCEGERIGNLQVYYLESRPASDRGPFLSEEVDLIASIAIQIGEYIELRRTQQRREEQHRELELYASLLRHDLKNDLGAILGNLDILKMILRDADEETRKTISSAEAVCERMNSLLTALSRPAETIETNLYRLIDRIAGQTTEEEPQLTINITADADAEGARIPASRLLPMVFENLFRNSLDFIEEDPVIAVKLSNESGMVEALVSDNGPGVADEVRDSLFERGSSTRGGGMGLYLSKQILEGLDGSIELVDASLHEGATFRVMLPTR